From the genome of Oryza glaberrima chromosome 1, OglaRS2, whole genome shotgun sequence:
TGTTTTGGGAACTGTTTTCATTCCATGGGAAGATATCCAGTTTTTTTACAtatcatttaaatagttatcatttttttaaaaaaaaatttgacaagatTCTTACTATAAAACATATACCACTCCACAAACTtgcaaactaaaatttaatttctataaattgtataaaaaatatactaactacgaatatacgttaactattttcagtttacttcatgttttttttacaatttgtagaaattgaattcAGTTTTGTATATtcatggagtgatatattttatattaatatgtatatgttgttaattttttaaatttaataactatttagaaaACATGGAAGAAATAAAAATCTATGCCCCAATGTTTATATAAACGATCGAACTCCATTCGTCCAGATCACCTCATGCATAACACATTACATGCATTTGCAAGCCATACGCTCTCTGTAATATGGATACCAAATTGGGAGCGCTTGCTCTCATGCTCCCGCTTCTACTGCTGCTTTCCGCTACTCGCGTAGCCTACGGCGGCATCCAACCCACGCCGCCTCCCGAGAGCTTCCAAGCCGCCTTGGTCCGCATCGAGCCCGCAGGCATCAACTACACGCGCGCCGTGCagcgctcccgctcccgcctgTCCATGCTCGCCGCCAGAGCGGTGTCCAacgcgggggcggcgccgggggaGAGCGCGCAGACGCCGCTGAAGAAGGGGAGCGGCGACTACGCCATGTCGTTCGGCATCggcacgccggcgacggggcTGTCGGGCGAGGCGGACACCGGGAGCGACCTCATCTGGACCAAGTGCGGCGCCTGCGCGCGGTGCTCGCCGCGGGGCTCCCCGTCCTACTACCCCAccagctccagctccgccgCGTTCGTCGCGTGCGGCGACCGCACGTGCGGGGAGCTGCCCCGACCACTGTGCAGcaacgtcgccggcggcggcagcggcagcggcaactGCTCCTACCACTACGCCTACGGCAACGCCAGGGACACGCACCACTACACGGAGGGCATCCTCATGACGGAGACCTTCaccttcggcgacgacgccgcggcgttCCCGGGCATCGCGTTCGGGTGCACGCTCCGCTCCGAGGGCGGTTTCGGGACGGGCTCAGGCCTCGTCGGGCTCGGTCGAGGGAAGCTGTCCTTGGTCACGCAGCTCAACGTGGAGGCCTTCGGCTACCGCCTCTCGTCCGACCTGTCCGCGCCCAGCCCCATCTCGTTCGGCTCCCTCGCCGACGTGACCGGTGGCAACGGCGACAGTTTCATGTCCACTCCGCTACTCACAAACCCGGTGGTTCAGGACCTTCCGTTCTActacgtcggtctgaccggcatctCGGTCGGCGGGAAGCTCGTGCAGATACCTTCGGGGACCTTCTCCTTCGACCGGAGCACCGGGGCGGGCGGCGTCATCTTCGACTCCGGTACCACGCTTACGATGCTCCCGGACCCCGCGTACACGCTGGTGAGGGACGAGCTGCTGTCACAGATGGGCTTTCAGAAGCCACCACCGGCAGCGAACGACGACGACCTGATCTGTTTCACCGGGgggtcgtcgacgacgacgttcCCGTCCATGGTGCTGCacttcgacggcggcgccgacatggaCCTGTCCACCGAGAATTACTTGCCGCAAATGCAAGGCCAGAACGGGGAGACAGCCCGGTGCTGGTCCGTGGTGAAATCATCGCAAGCCTTGACGATCATCGGCAATATCATGCAGATGGACTTCCACGTCGTGTTTGATCTGTCCGGCAACGCGCGGATGCTGTTCCAACCGCCCACCGCCTGATACGGGAGATTAATGACCGTTGATTTTGTGCGCCGTATGTAGTACTAGCACTCTAGCAGTGTAGCACGTACAATTGTGCCGTAGCGAATAAGTTCTGCACAAATTATTTTCTGCCATCCGCGCTTAGTTGTCAGTGTTCAGAAACTTCAGATTGCGTAAGTACGCGAGCTTATGTAATAGTCTTCCAAGAGAAATTGAAAGGGCATAATACTGCATGTACGGTTACAATATACTTATAAACATAAACGTTTAAACGCATATATAGTATACCATATGATTAGTACTACTAGTTATTATTTTCCGGttctaatgtaaaaatacaaaCGAAACTATAGAGAGTGGAATTTAAATGTAACTCTCGAAGGACGACTAGTTGTTTGCATGTCAATTAAATAGTCatgatttttttgcaaaaaaaaatattgaaaatatgTCTTAACACTAATATATCTCTATCTCCATCtctatatactattataaaaattgaagatgtttccgtcAGACTTTCGACACGTCATCCATGTTAgaatcggttttaattttatgtttgtgTTAAGTCCTATCTCTTTTTCTTACGCCAAAGTGTCCATCTTATCTAATACGTGCGTGATTTAATTGGTCCCCACACCTTTTCACGCGTCCATTGCCGCACGCAACAATCGGGCCCGTGCCCGAGCCTGTTTTTCACACGCGTCTTTGCGTGCCACGGCGATTGGGCCCGCAACACCCTTGCGCCCACGATTTTGTCGTTTCTGCATGTCCGATTGGGACTGCATCACCCTCGCCCGCgatttaaaaattgaagatgtttttgccgaaACTATAGTACGTCATCTGTTTCCGATTCCCGTCACGTGTAACATTCATTGCGAAGTCACGACTCGCGAGCGAACTACGAGAGAGAGTTCGTGTGGATATCATGTACGTCATTGTCCTGATTATCCGATTCTATTCGTATTACACGGCACGATTCCTATAATATGTTAGCATGATTTCAAGTCAGTCTCCACACATGCTCGTATGTACTACCAGGGCCGTTACAACGATCCATAAGAATCAGTTTTACTTTCGAAAATAACATCCTAACTGAAATAAAGGATAATCGAAGTTGCAGATTCCGTCTGCCATTGATTCTCTGCCGGACTTGAGATAAAGCTAGGCGATAAATCAAGCTCGTGTTTTGAGGCCTCATTGTTTggcttaattttaaattttagaacttaattttaaaattaacttttgatttttttttatcgtactTTATTTTATAGCATTTGTTTTTGAGTTACTGAGAACATGCATATAAAAGATTTGCACACAAATaggagatggattctaatctctcgggtggacgtccacccgtttcttgcatgccacctaaatgattataaaaaaaaattccaaaaataattataatataggttaatatgtaatgtATCATATCACAAATatgtaagttcaaattcgacttctacaagttgtaacaaaaataacaaattaaactctaactagtatacaCATATTCACAGTccaatttgttatttttgttacgacttgtagaagtcgaatttgaacgcatgtttgtgagatgatatattacatattaatctatcatattaatttttttaaaaaaaaattataaccatttagatggcATGCAAGAAACGGGTCCACCCGAGTGTTTAAAGCAGTTTCCCCCACACAAATAATCTTTTTTATAAGTGATTTGAATAAGCACATGAATAAACGAAATAATGGGCTTTGATTATTTATCCACCGATacatatgtacaaattaaattggttctagccattgcaacgcacgggcatcttTTTAgttactctaaaaaaaatacaagttaaAATCCAACTTttataagttgcaacaaaacTAAATTTAACCTTGCAACATGTAAAAGTTCAAAATTGACCTTGCATGTGTTATGAAGTgatctatcacatattaatctatgtagttaatttttaaaaaatatttttacaatcatttaagtgacatgcaaataattAAGGTCATCTGTTTTTGACAAGATGAGGGCATGTTTGGGGGGCTTCTGACAGCTGCAACACTTCCTGGAATCAAAAGCTCTCACAAATAGTCTAGCTTTTCGTCCGAATTCTGAGAAGCTAGTTGTCGAATTTAAAGAAATGAGCTAGAATTTAGAAGGAAAGAAACacatattttttagattttcaaAAATTAGATACCAACCAGTAACTTATCAAAATCTTTTAACTCCAATTTAGTCATGGACACTAGTGGGCCTTGCAGGCTGCAGGTGCCGATTGTACGTACAGTACtacttggaataagttcatctaaggtcccttaatttgtcaacaaatccgattttcgtccttcaaccaaaAAACCAGTTACAACtggtccctcaactgtcaaaaccagtgcagatgaggtccctcagcggtttggatggtggttttggctgacgtggcgcctacgtagcTAATTTGACTTTGTCTTTAtttgacgtggcattgacatggtgcttatgtggcaatgtgagctggaaaaataataaatctcgtgggacccacatgtcagtttcacacagaaattaataaaaaaaggtggggcccacgtgggccccacctgtcattctcagccctcctcttcttcctcctctccccatctGCCTCTCTCTTcaactctctcccctctcctctctcacgaCGCGCGCGATGGCAGAGGCTCGGCTCCGGCGGCTGTGGACGGAAGAGGTAGGGGCGGCGAGAGGTGGACCTAGCTGCAGCGACCGGCGGAGAGGAACTGGGCGTTAGCAGCGGAAGCGGAGTCTCGAAGGCTGCCCCCAGGCGATGCGGAATTGACAGCAGGAGCTGCGGGAAGACGGCAGCCGCTGTGGCCGCCCGCGCAtggaggagaggtgggagcCAGAGAGCgcgagctcctcctcttccacgACGCCACCGGCCTCAATGCTCGATCTCACCCTCCTCGCGGCGTTAGAGCTCCGTCTAATATTCTTGTCGAGATCCGGCCAGAGTAGCACCAAGCCCACGAGGCCAAGCTGGCCATCGTCCCGCCACAGCTCGATGAGACGATGGTGCTCCTCGATTGGTGAGCTCGAGCCGGTGGCCAGATGCAGAGCGGAAGAGGACGCAGAGCACGTGCTACGACAAGTCCGCCCGGTGGCCGGCCGTGTCCGGTGTTCTGTGTTCATGTGCGCTCCTCCATGGGGGAAGCCGCCCCGGTGTGGCGTGCGACCGCGGGGAAGAAACGGGCTTTCAATTTTTTGCAGCGGCTGCATTTTTCGCTTGATTTCGTGCTAAAATTTTCTGCTGAGGTACTGGCATACTACTCTAGCGACATGTACCAGAGCGTGCCGACTAGCTGcgtccgcgacggcggcgccgcggccgactTGCTGAGGCCCAAGTCGCAGATCCTGACGCGGCcatcgacggcgccgacgaggacgttGCCTGGCTTGATGTCGCCGTGGATGACCCCCTGGCCCCTGCGCGTGCAGTTGCTTCACGCCGGCGAGCAGCTGCTTCACGCCGACGTAGTCCATGACGAGGTGGAGCTTGCTGGTCTTCGGGTGGCAAGTCATCTCGCGGAGCCTCACGATGGCGGGGTTCCCGGCGCACGCCACGAGCATCGCGGCCTCCCACACTTCCtctccgcctccctcgccggccggcgcctTTTTCCTTCTCCGTGCGCGCTCGCCGACCGGCGAGGAAGGatggccgggagggagagagaagaaggcgCCGTGGATGAAAAggatgtgggtcccactatttttacTTTTGTCCGactgacttgtgggccccatgtttttgtttttattttaaagttTTATATTTTGCTTCTAGTGCCACATCATCGCCACGTAAGACGAGGACCAACTCAAActggccacgtcggcgccatatcagccaaaaccaccatcgaaaccgctgagggacctgctttgcaccggttttgatagttgagggacctgttaCATCTGTTTTCTGATcgaaggacgaaaatcgaattcgttgacaagttaagggatctcaagtgaacttattccgtacTACTTTGGGGGCAGGCGAGACAAACCGTTCCAGAGGCCTATCGTTGACTCGTGGTAGGCTTGGGACTAGGCCAGGTCAAGTGCCGCACATGGCCCAGAGCCCAGACGAACCATGAGTCGCGcgtgaatgttttttttaattttcaatttattttattaaaatatttaaaaataatttttggttTTGAAATTTTACGAATCTACAGCCCAACGCTTTCTGAGAGGGCGTTTTTAAGAAAACACCCCTTCTAAAGAGCGTTTTATGTCATGGCACATATCCGTTGACTCATGGTAACGTGGAGGACACACCATTTTGCAGGTAGCCTCCTCCTGCCCTTGCGTTATCAGCTCTGAGCCCGAGATCAGTCGAGCCGGCATGACCCGACTTACACGCCAGGCTGAGCCGGGCTCGCCACAGGATGCACCAACGGTCCATGCATGACCCAATAAGATTCGGGCCGTGCTGAGTCGGTCCGAAGGCACAGAAGCCCACCGAACTCCTCCTTGgaataagtatatttttttatccctCACCTTTTTGGGCCATGTCCAAATGgttagaataagtctatttttcattCCTCATCCCTCATCTTGTTTGTGTcatgggccgggccgtcggTTGGCCATCTATACTTGTCGGGATAGATCAGTAGCTCATGTGGCTGTCTGAAACCATGAGACCGGAATTAATGGGCATCAAAGATAAGCTTTCACGGTAGAGCTCGATAAATCGTGCGCTTCGACGTCGGAAGACACTCAGAAAGCTAGCAATCAATCACAGATGAAACTGAAATCATACGTTTGTCTACTGCTCTTTTTACCCCAAGAGCAAGGAAAACAATTACGGTGTACTCAAGACAGCATATAGTACGAAACTGAAATCACCCAAAGTCCCAGTCATGAACGACCCATCTCTGTGGTGGCCCAACTCGGTGGTTACGTGCGTCACTTTAATCTCCACCCAACAACACAGCCCACCACCTCATTCAATCATCCTTCAATCATTTCCCACGTCATGCGCTGGCCGCTTCCCTCCACGACTCCACCAGCCGCGCCAACGTCACCTCcgactcgccgccgtcgcgcagcgccgccttcgcccgccgCATGGCCGCCAGCGTCCGCTCCAGGAGCGCCCTCCCGCCGTCGGACTCCATAAGCCACCGCaccttcgccgccacctcctccgccttcaCGGTCCCCTccccgacgtcgtcgtcgtacccTTCCACCGCCACGGCCAGCCGCATCTCCTTCTCCAGGAACACCCTGTTCATCCGCTGCTCCGCGTACAGCGGCCACGCCAGCATCGGCACGCCGGCCACGATCGACTCCAGCaccgagttccacccgcagtgcgtcacgaagccgcccaccgccgcgtgCGCCAGCACGTCGCGCTGCGGCGCCCACGACTTGACGACGAGCCCCCTGCCCTTGGTCCGCTCCAGGAACCCCTTGGGGAGGAGCGCGTCCAGGTCGGGCTCCGGCGGCTTGTCGAACTTCTTCGCCGGGTCGTCGCTCGGCGGGCTCCGCACCACCCACAGGAACCGCTGCCCGCTCGCCTccagccccgccgccacctccttgaTCTGCTCCGCGCTGAACAGGCCGATGCTGCCGAAGCAGAGGAACACCACGCTGCCGTTGGGCTGCGTGTCCAGCCACGCCAGGCACTCCTCGCTCCGGTTCTCGCCCACCTCCGCCGACTTTATCAGCGGGCCGATGCAGTAGACGGGCGGCGTCGAGACGCCCGGAGGCGCGCAGCTCCCCGCGGCAATGGTCTCGACGGCCCGCGGCTCGAGCGAGCGGAATGTGTTGACGAGGAAGCCCCGGGTGCGGCAGAGGTCGGCGGACGCTTTCAGAAATTCCGCGTAGGCCGGGTCGTCGCGTTCCATGAGCGGCAGGACGGAGTGCGTCGCCGGGAACGAGGGGATGCCGGGGGCGTGCACGAGCTCTTCGCCCATCTCCCCGAAGTTCGCCGTGGTCTGAGCGTGCAGGACCGGGAGGTACAAGAAGAAAGCCAGGATCTCGGCGCCGGAAGTGTAGAACATGTAGGCGGGGACACCcagctcgtcggcgacgtcgaggGCGGCGTTGCAGAAGAAGTCGATGATGAGGACGACCGgggaggcgccggcgaggaagtcGCGGAGGCCGGGGTTGGAGAGGCGGGTGACCTCGAAGGTGAGCGACTCGTGGTGCTTGGACGCCGCTGGCGGCACCTCCACCTTCGGCAGACGGTGGAACGTCA
Proteins encoded in this window:
- the LOC127760742 gene encoding aspartic proteinase nepenthesin-1-like — protein: MDTKLGALALMLPLLLLLSATRVAYGGIQPTPPPESFQAALVRIEPAGINYTRAVQRSRSRLSMLAARAVSNAGAAPGESAQTPLKKGSGDYAMSFGIGTPATGLSGEADTGSDLIWTKCGACARCSPRGSPSYYPTSSSSAAFVACGDRTCGELPRPLCSNVAGGGSGSGNCSYHYAYGNARDTHHYTEGILMTETFTFGDDAAAFPGIAFGCTLRSEGGFGTGSGLVGLGRGKLSLVTQLNVEAFGYRLSSDLSAPSPISFGSLADVTGGNGDSFMSTPLLTNPVVQDLPFYYVGLTGISVGGKLVQIPSGTFSFDRSTGAGGVIFDSGTTLTMLPDPAYTLVRDELLSQMGFQKPPPAANDDDLICFTGGSSTTTFPSMVLHFDGGADMDLSTENYLPQMQGQNGETARCWSVVKSSQALTIIGNIMQMDFHVVFDLSGNARMLFQPPTA
- the LOC127760740 gene encoding UDP-glycosyltransferase 88B1-like produces the protein MDAGDAATTRARKPVVLYPSPGMGHLVSMIELGKVFAARGLAVTVVVVDPPYGNTGATGPFLAGVTAANPAMTFHRLPKVEVPPAASKHHESLTFEVTRLSNPGLRDFLAGASPVVLIIDFFCNAALDVADELGVPAYMFYTSGAEILAFFLYLPVLHAQTTANFGEMGEELVHAPGIPSFPATHSVLPLMERDDPAYAEFLKASADLCRTRGFLVNTFRSLEPRAVETIAAGSCAPPGVSTPPVYCIGPLIKSAEVGENRSEECLAWLDTQPNGSVVFLCFGSIGLFSAEQIKEVAAGLEASGQRFLWVVRSPPSDDPAKKFDKPPEPDLDALLPKGFLERTKGRGLVVKSWAPQRDVLAHAAVGGFVTHCGWNSVLESIVAGVPMLAWPLYAEQRMNRVFLEKEMRLAVAVEGYDDDVGEGTVKAEEVAAKVRWLMESDGGRALLERTLAAMRRAKAALRDGGESEVTLARLVESWREAASA